In Pleurocapsa sp. PCC 7319, the following are encoded in one genomic region:
- a CDS encoding transposase: protein MLPGFYHKCMEKLLTPRQYATLRIVVLLLQNYRTIQIEKLASLLPIPLKYQSRRRHLQRFLMLPKLTPKCIWFPIIKKWLKINQTNKRICYVAIDRTRWKERNLFVVSLIKNKRGIPLHWILLNKKGNSNIAEQKRLLKSTLRLLKGYQVVIIGDREFGNINLADWLSKRNCKYVLRTKNNKYIQEKGKDYQQLKSLGLAPGNSSYYKQVKFTKQPGMSRVNREHPISEEKQKK, encoded by the coding sequence ATGTTGCCAGGATTCTATCACAAATGTATGGAGAAGTTATTGACCCCAAGGCAATATGCAACCCTAAGAATAGTCGTACTACTATTACAAAACTATAGAACAATTCAGATTGAAAAACTGGCTTCGCTCCTACCGATTCCGCTCAAATATCAAAGCCGTCGTCGTCATCTACAAAGATTTTTGATGTTACCAAAGTTAACACCTAAATGTATTTGGTTTCCCATCATCAAAAAATGGTTAAAAATCAACCAAACTAACAAGAGAATTTGCTATGTAGCAATTGATAGAACTAGATGGAAGGAGCGAAATTTATTTGTAGTCAGCCTAATCAAAAATAAAAGAGGTATACCTTTACATTGGATCTTACTAAATAAAAAAGGAAATAGTAATATTGCCGAGCAAAAAAGGTTACTCAAATCCACATTGAGATTATTAAAAGGATATCAAGTAGTCATAATTGGAGATAGAGAATTTGGCAATATTAATCTAGCAGACTGGCTCTCTAAGCGAAATTGCAAGTATGTATTGAGAACTAAAAACAATAAATACATCCAAGAAAAAGGAAAGGATTATCAACAATTAAAGTCTTTAGGATTAGCTCCAGGAAACTCTAGTTATTATAAGCAAGTTAAATTTACCAAACAACCAGGAATGAGTCGAGTAAATAGGGAGCATCCCATTTCGGAAGAAAAACAGAAGAAGTAG
- a CDS encoding ISKra4 family transposase (programmed frameshift), whose protein sequence is MTPSEKVRVQECVQELSEILYRNTPLDKCQTLEDIEKSVREHLLESVGPKMAFFFIEQKTQTNIGKERIIKSSVGKLRLRRRQLEKLGVEARTRISPLLQKCCLCLSANESFSQAEQDLFLLTGIKVGHSTLQRHVYTEKEHLDFPDSPIAINEVCLDGGKVRLRTPNRGDKCEWRDYQAARLSAVYYGATFRRKEELTAWINSQVLTNPLICLGDGHSGVWNLFSQIASTPQRHEILDWFHLKENLFKVGGSLKRLRQVETFLWQGKIEQAITLLKQECPKRAPKFLAYVEKHRHRLVNYESLPTEHHISIGSGAVESAIKQLDRRLKISGAQWNSNSVSPMLRLRCAYLNGQITA, encoded by the exons ATGACTCCATCAGAGAAAGTACGTGTTCAAGAGTGTGTCCAAGAACTATCAGAGATTTTGTATCGTAATACTCCATTAGACAAATGCCAGACCTTGGAGGATATAGAGAAATCAGTTAGAGAACATCTCTTGGAATCAGTCGGACCCAAGATGGCAT TTTTTTTTATCGAACAAAAAACTCAAACAAACATTGGAAAAGAGCGAATAATCAAAAGCTCGGTCGGAAAATTACGTTTACGTCGTCGACAATTAGAAAAGCTAGGTGTAGAAGCAAGAACCCGTATTAGTCCTTTGCTTCAAAAATGTTGTCTATGTTTGAGTGCTAATGAATCATTTTCTCAAGCAGAGCAAGACTTGTTTCTACTGACAGGGATAAAAGTAGGACATAGCACCTTACAGAGACATGTCTATACAGAAAAAGAGCATTTAGATTTTCCTGATAGCCCAATAGCTATCAACGAGGTATGCCTTGATGGAGGCAAAGTGAGATTGAGAACTCCAAACCGTGGAGACAAATGTGAGTGGCGGGATTATCAAGCAGCACGTTTATCAGCAGTCTATTACGGAGCAACGTTCCGAAGAAAGGAAGAGTTAACCGCATGGATTAATTCCCAAGTACTAACAAATCCTCTAATCTGTTTGGGAGATGGTCATTCGGGAGTATGGAATCTTTTTAGTCAAATTGCTAGCACACCACAACGACATGAAATTTTGGATTGGTTTCATCTCAAGGAAAACTTATTTAAGGTTGGCGGTTCACTGAAACGTTTGAGACAGGTAGAAACATTTTTATGGCAAGGAAAAATCGAGCAAGCGATCACTTTATTGAAACAAGAATGCCCTAAACGAGCGCCAAAATTTCTAGCTTATGTCGAAAAACATCGCCATCGTCTGGTTAATTATGAGTCGCTGCCAACTGAGCATCATATTTCAATTGGCTCTGGTGCGGTTGAATCGGCTATTAAACAACTCGATCGCCGTTTGAAAATTTCAGGAGCGCAATGGAATTCTAATTCTGTTAGCCCAATGCTGCGATTACGCTGTGCTTATCTTAACGGGCAAATTACTGCTTAG
- a CDS encoding transposase, whose translation MTGIQALERLFPAKPGKPKQVEKIEFEYERHGTLSLIANWDVARGKVLTPSIGATRTEQDFYEHIQKTIQTDEKGSWIFIVDQLNTHKSESLVNLVASNCGITTDLGVKGKEGILKSMTSREAFLSDESHRIRFVYIPKHTLGLNQIECWFSILVRRLLKRSSFCSTEDLEQKILNFIDYFNWHFAKPFVWKFEGFKDHD comes from the coding sequence ATGACAGGTATTCAAGCTCTTGAAAGATTATTTCCAGCCAAACCAGGCAAGCCTAAACAAGTAGAGAAAATCGAATTTGAGTATGAACGCCACGGAACCTTAAGCTTAATTGCTAACTGGGATGTAGCCAGAGGAAAAGTACTTACTCCCTCTATCGGTGCAACTCGAACTGAACAAGATTTTTATGAACATATCCAGAAAACAATTCAGACTGATGAAAAAGGGTCATGGATTTTTATCGTGGATCAACTCAATACTCATAAATCAGAAAGTTTAGTTAATTTAGTAGCATCAAACTGTGGAATTACTACGGATTTAGGAGTTAAAGGGAAAGAAGGAATTTTAAAATCCATGACCAGCCGTGAGGCTTTTTTATCAGATGAATCACATCGGATTCGCTTTGTATATATTCCGAAACATACATTAGGGCTGAACCAAATTGAGTGTTGGTTTTCTATTTTAGTCAGGCGTTTGCTCAAAAGAAGTAGTTTCTGTTCGACTGAAGACCTGGAGCAAAAGATTCTGAATTTTATTGATTACTTTAATTGGCATTTTGCCAAGCCGTTTGTGTGGAAGTTTGAGGGTTTTAAAGATCATGATTAA
- a CDS encoding nuclease-related domain-containing protein: MRLFKQKKLRDIDIVATSPENNCFVIELKSHFGNVKWNSKFKQLRRQLGKNPKYAPFRKNLINQVKTQADKLKKHRNLTQMPDKILLFSQARIKLDRARGKRLKSKVIISYPSQLVNDLKGRNQELIEKKNARNANSRRP, encoded by the coding sequence TTGCGTTTATTTAAACAAAAAAAATTAAGAGATATAGATATAGTAGCTACCTCTCCCGAAAATAATTGTTTTGTAATTGAGTTAAAAAGCCATTTTGGAAACGTGAAATGGAATTCTAAATTTAAACAGCTTCGCCGCCAATTAGGAAAAAATCCTAAATATGCTCCTTTTAGAAAGAATCTTATTAATCAAGTAAAGACGCAGGCTGATAAATTAAAAAAACACCGTAATTTAACACAGATGCCAGACAAAATTTTATTGTTTTCGCAGGCTAGGATTAAACTTGATCGAGCTAGAGGTAAGCGTTTAAAAAGTAAGGTTATAATTTCTTATCCTTCGCAATTAGTAAATGATTTAAAAGGGCGTAACCAAGAGCTAATTGAGAAAAAAAATGCTAGGAATGCGAATAGTCGCAGACCATGA
- the acnB gene encoding bifunctional aconitate hydratase 2/2-methylisocitrate dehydratase, whose translation MLEKYRKHAAERAALGIPPLPLTAQQTSELCELLKNPPEDEKGELLKLLRDRVPPGVDDAAYVKAGFLTAVAKGEITCPIISSQGAVDLLGTMMGGYNVQSLVDLLKSNDPSIASEAAAALSKTLLVFDAFNDVLELADVNPYAKQVIDSWANAEWFISRPKLAKAITVTVFKVPGETNTDDLSPAPHATTRPDIPLHALAMLESKMPEGLETIAKLKEKGHPVAYVGDVVGTGSSRKSAINSVLWHIGDEIPFVPNKRAGGYILGNKIAPIFFNTAEDSGALPIECDVSQLESGDIITIHPYKGEITNESGEVISSFSLKPDTIADEVRAGGRIPLLIGRALTDKTREALGLDVSEIFTRPSMPENTGKGFTLAQKMVGKACGLPGVRPGTSCEPIMTTVGSQDTTGPMTRDELKELACLGFNADLTLQTFCHTAAYPKPVDIQTHKDLPDFFSTRGGVALRPGDGIIHSWMNRMLLPDTVGTGGDSHTRFPLGISFPAGSGLVAFASALGVMPLDMPESVLVRFTGELQPGVTLRDIVNAIPWVAIQEGKLTVAKANKKNVFNGRVMEMEGLPDLKVEQAFELTDATAERSCSGSTIKLSEETVAEYLRSNVALLKNMVARGYQDARTIMRRVAKMEQWLANPELMSADEDAEYADIIEVNLNEIKEPIVAAPNDPDNVKLMSECAGDKVDEVFIGSCMTNIGHYRAAAKILEGAGVVKGRLWICPPTRMDEKQLREEGVYGIFAAAGARTEMPGCSLCMGNQARVEDNATVFSTSTRNFNNRMGKGAQVYLGSAELAAVCALLGKIPTVEEYMAVVKEKIAPFEGDLYRYLNFDQIENFEDEGRVIPLSEMPKIEDILGMPV comes from the coding sequence ATGCTAGAAAAATATAGAAAACATGCTGCCGAAAGAGCCGCTTTAGGTATTCCACCTTTACCCTTAACTGCCCAACAAACCTCAGAATTATGTGAGCTGTTAAAAAATCCTCCCGAAGACGAGAAAGGAGAATTATTAAAATTACTTCGAGATAGAGTTCCTCCTGGTGTGGATGATGCAGCCTATGTCAAAGCAGGTTTCTTGACTGCTGTAGCTAAAGGTGAGATTACGTGTCCGATAATTTCGTCTCAAGGAGCAGTAGACTTATTAGGCACGATGATGGGCGGTTATAATGTCCAATCTTTAGTAGATTTGCTCAAATCTAACGATCCCAGTATTGCTTCGGAAGCAGCAGCAGCATTGAGTAAAACCCTATTAGTCTTTGATGCCTTCAATGACGTTTTAGAATTAGCTGATGTCAATCCCTATGCTAAACAGGTAATTGATTCTTGGGCAAATGCCGAATGGTTTATCAGCCGTCCCAAGTTGGCGAAAGCGATTACTGTTACGGTCTTTAAAGTACCTGGAGAAACCAACACCGATGACTTATCTCCCGCTCCCCATGCTACTACTCGTCCCGACATTCCCCTCCACGCTTTAGCAATGTTGGAGTCTAAAATGCCAGAAGGGCTAGAGACTATTGCTAAGTTGAAAGAAAAAGGACATCCCGTTGCTTATGTTGGGGACGTAGTGGGAACTGGTTCTTCTCGTAAATCTGCAATCAACTCCGTTTTATGGCATATTGGCGATGAAATTCCTTTTGTTCCCAATAAAAGAGCTGGTGGCTATATCTTAGGTAATAAAATTGCTCCTATATTCTTCAATACTGCTGAAGATTCAGGTGCATTACCAATTGAATGTGACGTTAGCCAGCTGGAAAGTGGTGATATTATCACCATACATCCCTACAAAGGTGAAATTACTAACGAGTCTGGTGAAGTTATCTCTAGCTTCAGTCTCAAACCAGATACTATCGCTGACGAAGTGCGTGCAGGGGGGCGTATTCCCTTATTAATTGGTCGAGCATTAACAGATAAAACTCGTGAAGCACTGGGGTTAGATGTCTCAGAAATCTTTACCCGTCCCTCCATGCCTGAAAATACTGGTAAAGGATTTACTTTAGCGCAAAAAATGGTGGGTAAAGCTTGCGGTTTACCTGGTGTTCGCCCTGGTACATCCTGCGAACCTATTATGACTACTGTTGGTTCTCAAGATACAACAGGACCGATGACACGGGACGAGTTAAAAGAATTAGCTTGTTTGGGGTTCAATGCTGATTTAACTTTGCAAACTTTTTGTCATACCGCAGCCTATCCTAAACCCGTAGATATTCAAACCCATAAAGATCTCCCAGACTTCTTCTCTACCCGTGGTGGAGTAGCATTACGCCCTGGAGACGGTATTATTCACTCTTGGATGAATAGAATGTTGTTGCCTGACACCGTTGGGACTGGTGGTGATTCTCATACCCGTTTCCCCTTAGGTATTTCATTTCCCGCTGGTTCGGGGTTGGTGGCTTTTGCCTCTGCTTTGGGTGTAATGCCTTTAGATATGCCTGAATCTGTTTTAGTCCGCTTTACAGGAGAATTACAGCCTGGAGTAACTCTCAGAGACATTGTTAACGCTATTCCTTGGGTAGCTATCCAAGAAGGAAAACTCACCGTTGCCAAAGCCAATAAGAAAAACGTCTTTAACGGACGGGTGATGGAAATGGAAGGTTTACCCGACCTCAAAGTTGAACAAGCGTTTGAACTGACTGATGCAACTGCCGAACGTTCTTGTTCTGGAAGTACCATCAAGCTAAGTGAAGAAACAGTAGCTGAATATTTACGCTCTAATGTTGCTTTGTTGAAAAACATGGTTGCCCGTGGTTATCAAGATGCCCGTACTATTATGCGTCGCGTCGCCAAAATGGAACAGTGGTTAGCTAACCCAGAATTAATGTCCGCCGATGAAGATGCTGAATATGCAGACATCATTGAAGTTAATCTTAATGAAATCAAAGAGCCTATAGTTGCAGCACCTAACGATCCTGATAACGTTAAATTAATGTCTGAATGTGCAGGAGACAAAGTAGATGAAGTATTTATTGGTTCTTGCATGACAAATATTGGTCACTATCGTGCTGCGGCAAAAATTCTCGAAGGTGCAGGAGTAGTTAAAGGACGTTTATGGATCTGTCCTCCCACTCGCATGGATGAAAAACAATTGCGTGAAGAAGGAGTCTATGGCATATTTGCTGCTGCTGGTGCACGTACTGAAATGCCTGGCTGTTCACTCTGCATGGGTAATCAAGCCCGTGTCGAAGATAACGCCACTGTGTTCTCTACTTCTACCCGTAACTTCAACAATCGTATGGGTAAAGGCGCGCAAGTATATCTTGGTTCAGCAGAATTGGCTGCTGTATGTGCTTTGTTGGGTAAAATACCGACTGTCGAGGAATATATGGCAGTTGTGAAAGAGAAAATTGCTCCCTTTGAAGGAGATTTATACCGTTATCTCAACTTTGACCAAATTGAGAATTTTGAAGATGAAGGGCGAGTAATTCCTTTGTCAGAAATGCCTAAGATTGAAGATATCTTGGGGATGCCTGTTTAA
- a CDS encoding IS630 family transposase, producing the protein MRYIKGLNKDTLKLLKRIYQQSKYYQVRQRAHCIKLSYQGYKISELREIFQVSRNTIYNWFNAWESSKFSGLYNSPGRGRKKLFTVEQQQQIKNWVKDTPKNLEKVQSKILREWGNTVSKKTIKRIIKSAYMGWSRIKRRVGGNPIPEFYDRKVKELDKLKEQESTGEIEIRYVDESGFCLIPYIPYAWQERKQKIEVPSQQSKRLNVLVPL; encoded by the coding sequence ATGAGATATATTAAGGGTTTAAACAAAGATACATTAAAACTTTTAAAGAGAATTTACCAGCAGAGTAAATATTATCAAGTAAGACAGAGAGCCCATTGTATTAAATTAAGTTATCAAGGCTATAAAATCTCAGAATTAAGGGAAATATTTCAAGTAAGTCGCAATACAATTTACAATTGGTTTAATGCTTGGGAATCATCTAAATTTTCGGGACTTTATAATAGTCCTGGTCGGGGAAGAAAAAAGCTATTTACTGTTGAGCAACAGCAACAAATAAAAAATTGGGTAAAAGACACGCCCAAAAATCTGGAAAAAGTCCAATCAAAAATTTTAAGAGAATGGGGAAACACCGTAAGTAAAAAGACTATAAAAAGAATAATCAAATCAGCTTATATGGGTTGGTCTAGAATCAAAAGAAGGGTAGGAGGAAATCCTATCCCTGAATTTTACGACCGAAAAGTCAAGGAATTAGACAAATTAAAAGAACAAGAGTCAACAGGAGAAATTGAAATTAGATACGTAGATGAAAGTGGTTTTTGTTTAATTCCATATATCCCTTATGCCTGGCAAGAAAGAAAACAAAAAATCGAAGTCCCTAGTCAACAAAGTAAAAGATTAAATGTCTTAGTACCTCTGTAG
- a CDS encoding type IV secretion system DNA-binding domain-containing protein: MAAALIPQESEKEPFFSNAGRAVMAELFHQTKSNQELWELLKSDTKTLSSFISGTLAARYLGEERAATSVLSTASNYCQFYACPTQPQNKALSFYEWGGSDSPSWIFVTLREDESELLRPLHSLIFELMLKGLLSNINRSRKTAIIIDELGALNQLPSLHRLLSESRRFLGCPILGTQTEAQIIDKYGLQQTRTILQGTSRGDRGVKRKTSS, encoded by the coding sequence ATGGCAGCAGCTTTGATTCCACAAGAGTCTGAAAAAGAACCTTTTTTCTCTAATGCAGGGAGAGCGGTAATGGCAGAGTTATTTCACCAGACTAAAAGCAATCAGGAACTATGGGAGTTATTAAAAAGTGATACCAAAACTTTAAGCTCATTTATCTCAGGAACTTTGGCTGCTAGATATTTGGGAGAAGAAAGAGCAGCAACTTCTGTACTGTCTACTGCTTCTAACTACTGTCAGTTCTACGCTTGCCCAACTCAGCCTCAGAATAAAGCTCTTAGTTTTTATGAATGGGGTGGGAGCGATAGTCCTAGTTGGATCTTTGTTACCTTAAGAGAAGACGAGTCTGAATTGCTTAGACCTCTCCATAGCTTGATTTTTGAATTGATGCTTAAAGGTTTACTATCCAATATAAATCGATCTAGAAAGACGGCAATTATTATCGATGAATTGGGTGCATTGAATCAACTTCCCAGTCTACATCGACTACTGAGTGAAAGCCGTAGATTTTTAGGTTGTCCTATTTTAGGTACTCAAACCGAGGCTCAGATAATCGATAAATACGGGCTGCAACAGACACGGACTATTTTACAGGGAACCTCACGGGGTGACAGAGGAGTTAAAAGGAAGACGAGCAGTTAA
- a CDS encoding transposase, whose amino-acid sequence MLPVNIALYWHKSTKGKKKNEGWYLINNLSNLKQAIKAYKKRMGIEAMFKDCKSGGYNLEQCQGNDKRLLSLILLIAIAYTCARAISF is encoded by the coding sequence ATGCTCCCAGTAAATATTGCTTTATATTGGCATAAAAGTACTAAAGGAAAAAAGAAGAATGAGGGCTGGTATTTAATTAATAATTTGTCTAATTTAAAGCAAGCAATTAAAGCTTACAAAAAGCGAATGGGAATCGAGGCAATGTTCAAAGATTGTAAATCTGGGGGGTATAATTTAGAGCAATGTCAAGGGAACGATAAGCGTTTATTATCTTTAATTTTACTGATAGCAATTGCTTATACTTGTGCCAGGGCTATTTCATTCTAA